The Corynebacterium vitaeruminis DSM 20294 genome window below encodes:
- a CDS encoding MurT ligase domain-containing protein, whose protein sequence is MKFPQLSSLRDVPLSGLRTRLAVGLANLATTASRATGRGSGGMIGGLIAEKIDPNIMASLGGGRPVALVTGTNGKSTTTRMLASAVRTAHTVATNEGGDNMDAGIISALMAGQKASHVVLEVDELHVPAAAKRLKASCLVILNLSRDQLDRVGEINKIERALRDCVAANPDMTVIANCDDVLVTSVAYDAKNVVWVSAGAGWLNDATSCPRTGGHIIHEGLYWRAAKPLPDGRIFERPTPDWMITPEGIVDKPGNEYELNLKLPGNANRGNATQAVAAAVDCFGIAPATAIQAVETVDDVAGRYSTVTLGEHDIHLLLAKNPAGWQEALSMVDRSAEGLVIAVNGQVADGEDLSWLWDVKFEDLSSLKVKAAGERGTDLAVRLTYASVEHELIKDPVKAIKACPPGRVEVLANYTAFRDLKKALAHEVNAAKTANAEATETTGAAANDKNSEEQNS, encoded by the coding sequence ATGAAGTTCCCACAGTTATCTTCGCTGCGTGACGTACCTCTAAGCGGGCTGCGCACCCGCCTCGCCGTCGGGCTGGCCAACCTGGCCACCACCGCCTCCCGCGCCACCGGCCGCGGATCCGGCGGCATGATCGGCGGGCTCATCGCGGAGAAGATCGATCCGAACATCATGGCCTCGCTCGGCGGCGGCCGCCCGGTCGCGCTCGTGACCGGCACCAACGGCAAGTCCACCACCACCCGCATGCTGGCGTCCGCCGTGCGCACCGCGCACACCGTGGCCACCAACGAGGGCGGCGACAACATGGACGCGGGCATCATCTCCGCGCTCATGGCGGGGCAGAAGGCCAGCCACGTGGTCCTCGAGGTCGACGAGCTGCACGTTCCCGCCGCCGCGAAGCGCCTGAAGGCCTCGTGCCTGGTCATCCTGAACCTCTCCCGCGACCAGCTCGACCGCGTCGGCGAGATCAACAAGATCGAGCGCGCCCTGCGCGACTGCGTTGCGGCCAACCCCGACATGACCGTCATCGCCAACTGCGACGACGTGCTGGTCACCTCCGTCGCCTACGATGCCAAGAACGTCGTCTGGGTGTCCGCGGGCGCGGGCTGGCTCAACGACGCCACCAGCTGCCCGCGCACCGGCGGGCATATCATCCACGAGGGGCTGTACTGGCGTGCAGCCAAGCCGCTTCCCGACGGGCGCATCTTTGAGCGCCCCACGCCGGATTGGATGATCACGCCGGAGGGGATCGTCGATAAGCCAGGCAACGAATACGAGTTGAACCTGAAGCTGCCAGGAAACGCCAACCGCGGCAACGCTACGCAGGCAGTCGCGGCGGCCGTCGACTGCTTCGGCATCGCGCCGGCCACAGCCATCCAGGCCGTAGAAACCGTCGATGACGTGGCCGGACGCTACTCCACCGTCACGCTCGGCGAGCACGACATCCACCTGCTTCTGGCCAAGAACCCGGCGGGCTGGCAGGAGGCGCTGTCCATGGTCGACCGCAGCGCCGAGGGCCTGGTCATCGCGGTCAACGGCCAGGTCGCCGACGGCGAGGACCTCTCCTGGCTGTGGGACGTGAAGTTCGAGGATCTCTCGAGCCTGAAGGTCAAGGCCGCCGGCGAGCGCGGCACGGATCTGGCCGTACGGCTGACCTACGCCTCGGTCGAGCACGAGCTCATCAAGGACCCGGTCAAGGCGATCAAGGCCTGCCCGCCCGGCCGGGTGGAGGTGCTGGCCAACTACACCGCCTTCCGCGACCTGAAGAAGGCGCTCGCGCACGAGGTCAACGCCGCAAAGACCGCCAACGCCGAAGCGACCGAAACCACTGGAGCCGCCGCGAACGACAAGAACAGCGAGGAGCAGAACTCATGA
- a CDS encoding helix-turn-helix transcriptional regulator: MTARNELGDFLTAHRGLVTPDQVGLPAGGTRRVPGLRREEVATLAGISVEYYTRLERGNPGQVSEEILDSVSQALLLGADERDHLVRLVRAAAPQGLGARKRAARRSHAPQSVRQPVQRMIDLLPTPAYVRNSRFDILAANALGRALYQPVFDSVTSLEGFPNTARFTFLDPQAAEFFVDYESICNGVVAALHTEAARSPYDKELSDLIGQLSTRSEAFRVLWAQQNVGPHRAGTKVLRHPVVGELTLDYEALEIAADEGLRLNIYTAPPDSTSAENLALLASWTSDTTINN, from the coding sequence ATGACAGCAAGAAACGAACTCGGCGACTTCCTCACCGCCCACCGCGGGCTAGTGACCCCCGACCAGGTCGGGCTCCCCGCCGGCGGCACGCGCCGCGTCCCGGGGTTGCGGCGCGAGGAGGTCGCGACCCTTGCTGGCATCAGCGTCGAGTATTACACCCGCCTCGAGCGCGGCAATCCCGGCCAGGTCTCCGAGGAGATCCTTGACTCGGTGAGCCAGGCGCTCCTGCTGGGTGCCGACGAGCGCGACCACCTGGTTCGACTCGTGCGCGCCGCCGCTCCCCAGGGGCTCGGCGCCCGCAAGCGCGCGGCCAGGCGCTCGCACGCACCGCAGTCGGTGCGGCAGCCCGTGCAGCGGATGATCGACCTTTTGCCCACGCCCGCCTACGTGCGCAACTCGCGCTTCGACATCCTCGCCGCCAACGCGCTGGGCAGGGCCCTCTACCAGCCGGTCTTCGACTCGGTCACCAGCCTCGAGGGCTTCCCCAACACCGCGCGCTTTACCTTCCTCGACCCGCAGGCGGCGGAGTTCTTCGTCGACTACGAGTCCATCTGCAACGGGGTCGTCGCCGCACTCCACACCGAGGCCGCCCGCTCCCCCTACGACAAGGAGCTCAGCGACCTCATCGGGCAGCTGTCCACCCGCTCGGAGGCGTTCCGCGTGCTGTGGGCGCAGCAAAACGTCGGGCCCCATCGGGCCGGCACGAAGGTGCTACGCCACCCCGTCGTCGGCGAGCTCACCCTCGATTACGAGGCGCTGGAGATTGCTGCCGACGAGGGCCTTCGGCTCAACATCTACACCGCCCCGCCGGACTCAACAAGCGCCGAGAACCTCGCTCTGCTGGCTAGCTGGACCAGCGACACCACCATCAACAACTAG
- a CDS encoding zinc-dependent alcohol dehydrogenase family protein, whose translation MFGAVIYGAGDVRFEERTDPTIIEPTDAVIRTVATCVCGSDLWRYRGIAPVNKPTPIGHEYVGIVEEVGDAVKNVKVGDFVVGGFTYSDNTCPVCRKGATANCQHGGGYDGCQAEKIRIPQADGTLVATPGMPDDDLVPSLLALSDVACTGWHAAVSGHVQPGDTVAVVGDGAVGLSAILASVQLGAGRVIAMSRHADRQKIARAFGATDIVEERGEEGMKKIQELTEGIGADVVLECVGTEGARQQAVDCLRPGGMIGVVGVPHGGIDIEQMFWGNKGIQGGVAPVRAYLEQLLQLVLERKIEPGKVFDLELPLSQVADAYKAMDERTATKVLLKP comes from the coding sequence ATGTTCGGAGCAGTCATCTACGGTGCCGGCGACGTGCGCTTCGAGGAGCGCACGGACCCCACCATCATCGAGCCCACCGACGCCGTCATCCGCACCGTCGCCACCTGCGTGTGCGGCTCTGACTTGTGGCGCTACCGCGGCATCGCGCCGGTGAATAAGCCCACCCCCATCGGGCACGAGTACGTGGGCATCGTCGAGGAGGTAGGCGACGCCGTCAAGAACGTGAAGGTGGGCGACTTCGTCGTCGGCGGCTTTACCTACAGCGACAACACCTGCCCGGTCTGCCGCAAGGGCGCGACGGCCAACTGCCAGCACGGCGGCGGCTACGACGGCTGCCAGGCGGAGAAGATCCGCATCCCGCAGGCCGACGGCACCCTCGTTGCCACGCCCGGCATGCCCGACGACGATCTCGTCCCCTCTCTGCTGGCGCTGTCCGACGTCGCCTGCACCGGCTGGCACGCCGCGGTCAGCGGGCACGTCCAGCCCGGCGACACCGTTGCCGTGGTCGGCGACGGCGCCGTGGGGCTGTCCGCCATCCTCGCGTCCGTGCAGCTCGGCGCGGGCCGGGTCATCGCCATGAGCCGCCACGCCGATCGCCAGAAGATCGCCAGGGCCTTCGGGGCCACCGACATCGTCGAGGAGCGCGGCGAGGAGGGCATGAAGAAGATCCAGGAGCTCACCGAGGGCATCGGCGCCGACGTGGTCCTCGAGTGCGTGGGCACCGAGGGCGCTCGCCAGCAGGCCGTGGACTGCCTGCGCCCCGGCGGCATGATCGGCGTGGTTGGCGTCCCGCACGGCGGCATCGACATCGAGCAGATGTTCTGGGGCAACAAGGGCATCCAGGGCGGCGTCGCGCCCGTGCGCGCCTACCTCGAGCAGCTCCTGCAGCTGGTCCTCGAACGAAAGATCGAACCGGGCAAGGTCTTCGACCTCGAGCTCCCGCTGTCCCAGGTGGCCGACGCCTACAAGGCGATGGACGAGCGCACCGCGACGAAGGTGCTGCTGAAGCCCTAA
- a CDS encoding NAD(P)/FAD-dependent oxidoreductase, producing MSPTSADSARSWLGQLEALTHEDHPTREQVLEVFQDDCYWRDLLAFTWNLHTAEGPDAIADMLSQTNSELINFELTDVADEGEGVTRVHFTFDSADFHCKGIARLRDGKCWTMLSSARELKDFPEPSRRRRVMGAEHGTHANPENWADKREKRRASLGYSEQPYVLIVGGGQGGIALGARLKRLGVPRLIIDKAGRPGDQWRGRYHSLCLHDPVWYDHLPYLPFPDDWPVFTPKDKMGDWLEHYVGIMDLDYWTNTTCDKADYDEASQSWTVQVTRDGKPLTLHPTQLVLATGMSGVPNRPHLEGQEQFQGEIRHSSEHPGGPGNAGKNVVVLGANNSAHDICADLYENGAKPVMIQRSSTHIVQSDSLMREVFGPLYSEDAVDAGLNVDSADLLFASWPYKVLPGVQKQAFDKIREDDKDFYDGLEKAGFLIDFGDDDSGLFLKYLRRGSGYYINVGASELVTNGSIPVRSGVSIASVKENSVVLTDGTELPADVIVLATGYGSMNGWAEMLISKEVADKVGRCWGLGSNTTKDPGPWEGELRNMWKPTQVDQLWFHGGNLHQSRHYSRYLSLQLKARYEGLYTPVYELAEVHHAC from the coding sequence ATGTCCCCCACTTCCGCCGACTCAGCACGCTCATGGCTTGGCCAGCTCGAAGCGCTCACGCACGAAGACCACCCGACGAGGGAACAGGTCCTCGAGGTGTTTCAGGACGACTGCTACTGGCGCGACCTGCTCGCGTTCACGTGGAACCTGCACACGGCAGAAGGACCGGACGCGATCGCCGACATGCTCTCGCAGACCAATTCTGAATTGATTAACTTCGAGCTCACCGACGTCGCCGACGAGGGCGAGGGCGTGACCCGGGTCCACTTCACCTTCGACTCCGCCGACTTCCACTGCAAGGGCATCGCCCGCCTGCGCGACGGCAAGTGCTGGACCATGCTCAGCTCCGCGCGCGAGCTTAAGGACTTCCCCGAGCCCTCGCGGCGCCGGAGGGTCATGGGCGCCGAGCACGGCACCCACGCCAACCCGGAGAACTGGGCGGACAAGCGCGAGAAGCGCCGCGCGAGCCTCGGCTACAGCGAGCAGCCGTACGTCCTCATCGTCGGCGGCGGCCAGGGCGGCATCGCGCTTGGCGCGCGGCTGAAGCGGCTCGGCGTGCCCAGGCTCATCATCGACAAGGCGGGTCGGCCCGGCGACCAGTGGCGCGGCCGCTACCACTCCCTGTGCCTGCACGACCCGGTCTGGTACGACCACCTGCCCTACCTGCCGTTCCCCGACGACTGGCCGGTGTTTACCCCGAAGGACAAGATGGGCGACTGGCTCGAGCACTACGTGGGCATCATGGACCTCGACTACTGGACCAACACCACCTGCGACAAGGCCGACTACGACGAGGCCTCGCAGTCGTGGACCGTGCAGGTCACCCGCGACGGTAAGCCGCTGACGCTGCACCCCACCCAGCTCGTGCTGGCGACGGGCATGTCGGGGGTGCCCAACCGCCCGCATCTGGAAGGCCAGGAGCAGTTCCAGGGCGAGATCCGCCACTCGAGCGAGCACCCCGGCGGGCCGGGCAACGCGGGCAAGAACGTCGTGGTGCTCGGTGCGAACAACTCCGCCCACGACATCTGCGCGGACCTCTACGAAAACGGCGCGAAGCCGGTCATGATCCAGCGCTCGTCGACCCACATCGTCCAGTCGGATTCCCTCATGCGCGAGGTCTTCGGGCCGCTGTACTCGGAGGATGCGGTCGACGCCGGCCTCAACGTCGACTCCGCCGACCTGCTGTTCGCGTCCTGGCCATACAAGGTGCTGCCCGGCGTGCAGAAGCAGGCCTTCGACAAGATCCGCGAGGACGACAAGGACTTCTACGACGGGCTCGAGAAGGCCGGGTTCCTCATCGACTTCGGCGACGACGACTCCGGCCTGTTCCTCAAGTACCTGCGCCGCGGCTCGGGCTACTACATCAACGTCGGCGCCTCCGAGCTGGTCACCAACGGCTCGATCCCGGTCCGCTCGGGCGTGTCCATCGCCTCCGTGAAGGAGAACTCGGTGGTGCTCACCGACGGCACCGAGCTGCCCGCCGACGTCATCGTGCTCGCCACCGGATACGGCTCGATGAACGGGTGGGCGGAGATGCTCATCTCCAAGGAGGTCGCCGACAAGGTGGGCCGCTGCTGGGGACTCGGCTCAAACACCACGAAGGACCCCGGCCCCTGGGAGGGCGAGCTGCGCAACATGTGGAAGCCCACCCAGGTCGACCAGCTCTGGTTCCACGGCGGCAACCTCCACCAGTCGCGCCACTACTCGCGCTACCTGTCGCTGCAGCTCAAGGCGCGTTACGAGGGGCTCTACACGCCCGTCTATGAGCTCGCCGAGGTGCATCACGCCTGCTAA
- a CDS encoding SDR family oxidoreductase, whose protein sequence is MNKEVVVVIGAGLIGQAIARRVGSGKKIILADLSLEHAGAVAELFKDAGFDATAAQVDISSRESVTALADAAAAEGDVKALIQAAGVSASQATPEQVLSVDLYGTALVLEVFRGVVAPGGAAVVISSQSGHRLPALTIEEDRQLATTPVEELLDLPLLQRENITDGLHAYQLSKRANVLRVRAEAVLWGEKGARVNAISPGIIMTPLARDELNGQRGAGYRRMLALSPAGRAGTPDEMGAIGELLLGPQGAFITGSDILADGGSTASFFYGPIGEDAPTPGK, encoded by the coding sequence ATGAACAAGGAAGTAGTCGTTGTCATCGGAGCGGGGCTCATCGGGCAGGCCATCGCGCGCCGGGTCGGCTCGGGGAAGAAGATCATCCTCGCCGACTTGAGCCTCGAGCACGCGGGCGCGGTAGCGGAGCTCTTCAAGGACGCGGGGTTCGACGCCACGGCGGCGCAGGTCGACATCTCCTCGCGGGAGTCGGTCACCGCGCTCGCGGACGCGGCCGCCGCCGAGGGCGACGTGAAGGCGCTCATCCAGGCCGCGGGGGTCTCGGCCTCCCAGGCCACCCCGGAGCAGGTGCTCAGCGTCGATCTCTACGGCACGGCGCTCGTGCTCGAGGTCTTCCGCGGCGTCGTGGCACCGGGCGGGGCCGCGGTGGTCATCTCCTCGCAGTCCGGGCACCGCCTGCCCGCCCTGACGATCGAGGAGGACCGGCAGCTGGCCACCACCCCGGTCGAGGAGCTGCTCGACCTCCCGCTGCTTCAGCGAGAGAACATCACCGACGGACTTCACGCCTACCAGCTGTCCAAGCGCGCCAACGTGCTGCGCGTGCGCGCCGAGGCCGTGCTGTGGGGCGAGAAGGGAGCGCGTGTCAACGCGATCAGCCCCGGCATCATCATGACGCCGCTGGCCCGCGACGAGCTCAACGGCCAGCGCGGGGCGGGCTACCGCCGGATGCTCGCGCTCTCGCCCGCGGGCAGGGCGGGCACCCCGGACGAGATGGGCGCCATCGGCGAGCTGCTCCTCGGTCCCCAGGGCGCGTTCATCACCGGCAGCGACATCCTGGCCGACGGCGGCTCGACGGCCTCGTTCTTCTACGGCCCGATCGGCGAGGACGCGCCCACGCCGGGCAAGTAA
- a CDS encoding DNA polymerase III subunit epsilon (3'-5' exonuclease of DNA polymerase III), with protein MTNEEAHEPTSSGRPAKERSPRDDKARAERELQRQKELEASPYVVLTLKASGIHPSTSRAIVIDAVTLDVDGNQVDDFHVVLNPAGDPGPVHLHGLSHEEVEEGKRFSQILKPLGRIIDGRTLIVHNAASTWGFIVSEARRAMSNAARANRSRNRSRGRRRQRVGHVPQPKVIVDTLASARRQGLQSKDTRVRAVAKDLGLEATAAAASVERAQREELAVTREETMLTARVFFVEHARGELAAYSPDELRADKFGLQRSHIRVDALAAPRGVDNPGVYTEEAGLQPGMEFVVAPEITRDPDEIIAAGMREGLAYSEKITRKSSLVVCNKREDLVGKAMHAERKEIPLLSDEEFLAAVARKAASEAEATTGA; from the coding sequence ATGACCAACGAAGAAGCGCACGAGCCCACGTCCTCCGGCCGCCCCGCCAAGGAGCGGTCGCCTAGGGACGACAAGGCGCGCGCCGAGCGCGAGCTTCAGCGCCAAAAGGAGCTCGAGGCCTCGCCGTACGTGGTGCTCACGCTCAAGGCGTCGGGCATCCACCCGTCCACCTCGCGGGCGATCGTCATCGACGCGGTCACCCTCGACGTCGACGGCAATCAGGTCGATGACTTCCACGTCGTGCTCAACCCGGCGGGCGACCCCGGCCCCGTGCACCTGCACGGGCTCAGCCACGAGGAGGTCGAGGAGGGCAAGCGGTTCAGCCAGATCCTCAAGCCACTGGGCCGCATCATCGACGGCCGCACTCTCATTGTGCACAATGCCGCCTCAACCTGGGGCTTCATCGTCTCCGAGGCCCGGCGCGCCATGAGCAACGCCGCCCGGGCTAACCGGAGCCGGAATCGCAGCCGCGGGCGCAGGCGCCAGCGGGTGGGTCACGTCCCGCAGCCGAAGGTAATCGTCGATACGCTTGCAAGCGCGCGCAGGCAGGGCCTGCAGTCGAAGGACACGCGCGTGCGCGCCGTGGCCAAGGACCTCGGCCTCGAGGCCACCGCGGCGGCTGCGAGCGTGGAACGCGCCCAGCGGGAGGAGCTCGCGGTGACCCGCGAGGAGACCATGCTCACCGCGCGCGTCTTTTTCGTCGAGCACGCCCGCGGCGAGCTAGCCGCCTACTCCCCCGACGAGCTGCGCGCCGACAAGTTCGGCCTGCAGCGCAGCCACATTCGCGTCGACGCGCTCGCCGCCCCGCGCGGGGTGGACAACCCGGGTGTGTACACCGAGGAGGCGGGCCTGCAGCCCGGCATGGAATTCGTCGTGGCCCCGGAGATCACCCGCGACCCGGACGAGATCATCGCCGCAGGCATGCGCGAGGGGCTCGCGTACTCGGAGAAGATCACGCGGAAGTCCTCGCTGGTGGTGTGCAACAAGCGTGAGGATCTAGTGGGCAAGGCCATGCACGCCGAGCGCAAGGAGATCCCGCTGCTCAGCGACGAGGAGTTCCTCGCCGCGGTGGCCCGGAAGGCGGCCTCGGAGGCCGAGGCCACAACCGGCGCCTAG
- a CDS encoding restriction endonuclease produces the protein MGALQGAQADRGVFMTTARFSTGAMDYANAVASRVVLIDGDRLTRLMIRYGVGVQVKRTVSIVEVDEDYFE, from the coding sequence GTGGGTGCGCTGCAGGGTGCGCAGGCCGACCGTGGGGTGTTCATGACCACGGCAAGGTTCTCTACTGGGGCAATGGATTATGCCAACGCAGTCGCCTCACGGGTTGTGCTGATCGACGGGGATCGACTCACTCGTCTAATGATCCGCTATGGCGTGGGAGTCCAAGTCAAGCGAACCGTGTCAATCGTGGAGGTAGATGAGGACTACTTCGAATAG
- a CDS encoding cation:proton antiporter yields the protein MFVILASIGMGLIAVAVIATVALMAATRDQLTVAVISDLLFYSMVGFYIVWSMFHDSQIDYEVIFLTAIVGGVLPTMSTARIISKGRR from the coding sequence GTGTTTGTCATCCTGGCTTCCATCGGGATGGGGCTCATCGCCGTCGCGGTGATCGCCACCGTGGCGCTCATGGCCGCAACCCGCGACCAGCTCACCGTCGCGGTCATCTCCGACCTGCTGTTCTACTCGATGGTCGGCTTCTACATCGTGTGGTCAATGTTCCACGACTCCCAGATCGACTACGAGGTCATCTTCCTCACCGCCATCGTCGGCGGCGTCCTGCCGACGATGTCCACGGCCCGCATCATCTCGAAAGGCAGGCGATAG
- a CDS encoding Na+/H+ antiporter subunit G, translating into MAFDIIAGALIIFAGILMVITAVALWRAPDALTRANLLGPTTGVAMPSLVIAKVIHDIGAGDVSVGGLIRALLAIVAFLVVLAIGSFVMGRSLLGLALEQEDSSSR; encoded by the coding sequence ATGGCGTTCGACATCATCGCCGGCGCGCTCATCATCTTCGCGGGAATCCTCATGGTAATCACCGCGGTGGCGCTGTGGCGCGCCCCCGACGCGCTCACCCGCGCCAACCTGCTCGGCCCCACCACCGGCGTGGCCATGCCCTCGCTGGTGATCGCGAAGGTCATCCACGACATCGGGGCGGGCGATGTCAGCGTGGGCGGACTCATCCGCGCGCTGCTGGCCATCGTGGCCTTCCTCGTGGTGCTGGCGATCGGCTCCTTCGTCATGGGCCGCTCCCTGCTGGGGCTGGCCCTCGAGCAGGAGGACTCCTCATCCCGCTAG
- a CDS encoding restriction endonuclease, with protein MPIRTWDGYLIPLLTALSDGEVWRRKQLIEKSAEISGITDEDRTVLIPSGQQMYVNRNGWALSDLKKAGCVESPMRAHFRITQRGRELLARYPEGINPRQMRQAIEDSGSQGTAWIGIETGAVGVDKQEQESLLDPVEQIETGVARNDASVAADLLARLHGNDPEFFEQAVLDLLIAMGYGGTQGKATRTQLSNNGGIDGIIDQDALGLSRIYVQAKRYEPSIAIAVPRFRLSWVRCRVRRPTVGCS; from the coding sequence ATGCCAATCCGTACATGGGATGGATATCTAATTCCGTTGCTGACAGCGTTAAGCGATGGTGAAGTGTGGCGGCGCAAGCAGCTCATCGAGAAGTCGGCGGAGATCTCGGGGATCACAGATGAAGATCGGACGGTCCTCATTCCTTCTGGCCAGCAGATGTATGTAAATCGAAATGGTTGGGCGCTTTCTGACCTGAAGAAAGCAGGATGCGTTGAGTCTCCGATGCGTGCTCATTTCCGGATTACACAACGCGGGCGCGAGCTGCTCGCTAGATACCCCGAGGGCATAAATCCTAGGCAAATGCGACAGGCAATTGAGGATTCTGGCTCGCAAGGTACAGCGTGGATAGGGATTGAGACGGGTGCCGTAGGCGTCGACAAGCAAGAGCAAGAAAGCCTGCTGGATCCGGTGGAGCAGATCGAAACTGGTGTGGCCAGGAACGATGCCTCTGTCGCCGCGGACCTACTGGCGCGCTTGCACGGAAACGACCCAGAATTCTTCGAGCAAGCCGTGCTCGATCTGCTGATTGCGATGGGATACGGTGGCACGCAGGGCAAGGCAACTCGGACGCAGCTGTCCAACAACGGCGGTATCGACGGAATCATCGACCAAGATGCGCTGGGGCTCTCGCGGATCTACGTCCAGGCCAAGCGATATGAGCCGAGTATCGCCATCGCCGTCCCGCGATTCAGGCTTTCGTGGGTGCGCTGCAGGGTGCGCAGGCCGACCGTGGGGTGTTCATGA
- a CDS encoding HigA family addiction module antitoxin, which translates to MSKLTAVELFPPGEILADELEARGWTQAEFAAIIDRPAQFVNEVIAGKKEITRESAAQFEAALGVSAQFWLSFQDEYLLWKQEQDPQEQQKLNQVHLRAQLHEAVPLAEFRKRGYITSEAPEEQEQEILKFVGIRSLGEIAQSRFAARRNSHSNEKTLLQNSWVACIRAAAQDVHVGSYSPSVLSELYPSLARSTGNPADLGSIQGRLAEVGVKIVFVEAFPSGKIDGCAFLEGATPVIGISGRVSTSTRFSSPSCTSLPTFY; encoded by the coding sequence ATGAGCAAACTGACAGCCGTGGAGCTTTTCCCTCCCGGCGAGATTCTGGCGGATGAGTTGGAGGCACGCGGCTGGACTCAGGCGGAGTTCGCGGCAATCATCGATCGGCCAGCCCAGTTCGTCAACGAGGTGATCGCCGGAAAGAAAGAGATCACTCGCGAATCGGCAGCCCAGTTCGAGGCCGCGCTGGGAGTTTCTGCGCAGTTCTGGCTTTCCTTCCAGGACGAATATCTGCTATGGAAGCAGGAACAGGATCCTCAGGAGCAGCAAAAGCTGAATCAGGTGCATTTGCGTGCCCAATTGCACGAGGCTGTCCCGCTCGCAGAATTTCGAAAGCGAGGATACATCACGAGCGAAGCGCCTGAGGAGCAAGAACAAGAAATACTCAAGTTCGTCGGCATCCGATCCCTTGGGGAGATCGCCCAGTCTCGTTTTGCGGCCCGACGCAATAGTCACTCGAACGAGAAAACTCTACTTCAAAACTCATGGGTGGCCTGCATTCGAGCCGCCGCACAGGACGTGCACGTGGGTAGCTACTCCCCCAGCGTCCTAAGCGAGCTATATCCTTCGCTCGCCAGATCGACCGGCAACCCAGCAGATTTGGGTTCCATTCAAGGTCGCCTCGCCGAAGTCGGAGTCAAGATTGTGTTCGTCGAGGCCTTCCCAAGCGGAAAGATCGACGGCTGCGCGTTTCTTGAAGGGGCAACGCCGGTCATCGGGATTTCCGGCCGGGTAAGCACCTCGACAAGGTTTTCTTCACCATCATGCACGAGCTTGCCCACGTTCTATTAG
- a CDS encoding type 1 glutamine amidotransferase, whose product MSTLNIGLILPDVLGTYGDDGNALVLRQRARMRGLDAEIVPIKLGEPVPDSLDLYCVGGGEDTAQILAAEHLIKDGGLQRAAAKNTPILAICAGLQVLGVSFRAGGGIVDGVGLIDATTISMQKRAIGEVATTPTGAGWTSQLTEKLTGFENHMGATILGPDAQPLGKVTHGIGNADPAAVEQAGVDVSQKVAEGAVQGSVVCTYMHGPALARNPQLADLLLAQAMGKELSDMEPLDIPVVAQLRKERLAH is encoded by the coding sequence ATGAGCACCCTGAATATCGGACTCATCCTGCCCGATGTCCTCGGCACCTACGGCGACGACGGCAACGCGCTCGTCCTGCGCCAGCGCGCCCGCATGCGCGGCCTAGACGCGGAGATCGTCCCGATCAAGCTCGGCGAACCCGTGCCGGACTCCCTCGACCTCTACTGCGTCGGCGGCGGCGAGGACACCGCGCAGATACTTGCGGCGGAGCACCTCATCAAGGACGGCGGCCTGCAGCGCGCCGCGGCGAAGAACACCCCGATCCTGGCCATCTGCGCAGGTCTGCAGGTGCTCGGCGTCTCCTTCCGCGCGGGCGGCGGCATCGTCGACGGCGTGGGCCTTATCGACGCCACCACCATCTCCATGCAAAAGCGCGCCATCGGCGAGGTCGCCACCACCCCGACCGGCGCGGGCTGGACCTCCCAGCTCACCGAGAAGCTCACCGGCTTCGAGAACCACATGGGCGCGACCATCCTGGGCCCCGACGCCCAGCCGCTGGGCAAGGTCACCCACGGCATCGGCAACGCGGATCCCGCCGCGGTGGAGCAGGCGGGCGTGGACGTATCCCAGAAGGTCGCCGAGGGCGCGGTGCAGGGCTCGGTCGTGTGCACCTACATGCACGGCCCGGCGCTGGCGCGCAACCCGCAGCTGGCCGACCTTCTGCTCGCGCAGGCCATGGGCAAGGAGCTCAGCGACATGGAGCCGCTGGACATTCCGGTGGTGGCGCAGCTGCGCAAGGAGCGCCTCGCGCACTAG